In the Helianthus annuus cultivar XRQ/B chromosome 11, HanXRQr2.0-SUNRISE, whole genome shotgun sequence genome, one interval contains:
- the LOC110891616 gene encoding metal tolerance protein 10 — protein MLRRTPKKQGKVEEYYKKQEMLFEGFNAMETMSKSGFSPATLTEDEMNNLARSERLAIYVSNIANLVLFAAKVFASIESRSLAVIASTLDSLLDLLSGFILWFTSHAMRNPNQYHYPIGKNRMQPVGIIVFASIMATLGFQILLESARELVTETQPNKSRYNEMWVIGIMVFVTAVKFILMIYCQRFENEIVKAYAQDHFFDVITNSVGLGATVLAIRYKWWIDPVGAIIIALYTINTWAKTVLENVWSLIGRTAPPEFLAKLTYLVWNHHEEIKHIDTVRAYTFGSHYFVEVDIVLPKDMMLSEAHNIGETLQVKLEQLSEVERAFVHIDFEFTHTPEHKQKV, from the exons ATGCTTCGACGTACTCCAA AAAAACAAGGAAAAGTTGAAGAGTATTACAAGAAACAAGAAATGCTCTTTGAAGGGTTCAATGCGATGGAAACAATGAGCAAATCAGGTTTTTCACCTGCAACCCTAACTGAG gatgaaatgaacAATCTTGCTCGGAGTGAGAGATTGGCCATCTATGTGTCCAACATAGCTAATTTGGTTCTCTTTGCTGCTAAAGTGTTTGCCTCTATCGAGAGCAGATCATTAGCCGTTATCGCATCGACTTTGGATTCGCTTTTGGACTTATTGTCTGGATTTATTTTATGGTTTACTTCACACGCCATGAGAAACCCTAACCAATATCACTATCCAATTGGGAAGAATCGGATGCAACCTGTT GGTATTATTGTTTTCGCATCAATAATGGCAACTCTCGGGTTCCAGATATTGCTAGAGTCCGCGAGAGAACTTGTTACGGAG ACTCAGCCTAACAAGAGCCGATATAACGAAATGTGGGTGATTGGTATCATGGTATTTGTGACCGCGGTAAAGTTTATATTGATGATTTATTGTCAAAGATTTGAAAATGAAATAGTGAAAGCTTACGCTCAAGATCATTTTTTCGATGTCATCACCAATTCCGTTGGATTAGGAGCAACTGTTTTGGCCATACGTTACAAATGGTGGATTGATCCCGTTGGAGCCATAATT ATAGCGTTATACACGATAAATACATGGGCAAAGACCGTTTTAGAGAATGTATGGTCGTTAATCGGAAGAACAGCCCCACCAGAGTTCTTGGCAAAATTGACATATTTGGTTTGGAACCACCATGAAGAAATAAAACACATTGATACAGTTAGAGCATACACATTCGGGAGTCATTACTTCGTGGAGGTAGACATTGTGTTACCCAAGGATATGATGCTAAGTGAGGCTCATAATATCGGGGAAACGTTGCAAGTAAAACTAGAACAGTTGTCAGAAGTTGAACGGGCATTTGTTCATATCGATTTTGAGTTTACTCACACTCCCGAACATAAGCAAAAGGTTTGA
- the LOC110889178 gene encoding uncharacterized protein LOC110889178: protein MASFTVILNLSPTFTRLHLHQSSQKSSFSPSPSPSHSPIHHNPTCLALQSSSLESPPVRVRVSPPSDPRQDFYVNLGLAVRTLRHDLPLIFSTDLNYEIYRDDITFVDPLNKFTGVDNYKLIFRALRFHGRILFKEISLEIYRVWQPSENLILIRWNLKGVPRVPWEAKGEFQGTSRYKLDRNGKIYEHKVDNLAFNFPQQLRPAISVLDLVVASPATPNPTFSWGILDSTYSSSWLDFYRAVRNTLDPGQEFSELQDCQLVATCV from the exons ATGGCTTCTTTTACAGTAATCCTCAATCTCTCTCCTACTTTCACTCGTCTTCATCTCCATCAATCCTCTCAAAAATCATCTTTCTCTCCATCTCCATCTCCATCTCATTCTCCAATTCACCATAACCCTACCTGCCTCGCTCTACAGTCATCTTCCCTCGAATCACCACCGGTTCGTGTTAGGGTTTCACCGCCGTCCGATCCTCGCCAGGATTTCTATGTTAATCTCGGCTTAGCTGTTCGTACTCTCCGCCATGATTTACCTCTCATCTTCTCCACAGATCTCAATTACGAGATTTATAG GGACGATATCACGTTTGTTGATCCGCTCAACAAGTTTACTGGTGTCGATAATTACAAGCTAATTTTCCGAGCATTACGTTTCCATGGGAGAATACTGTTTAAGGAGATCTCGTTGGAGATTTATAGGGTTTGGCAGCCGTCCGAGAATCTAATTTTGATCCGTTGGAATCTGAAAGGCGTCCCTCGAGTTCCCTGGGAAGCTAAAGGAGAGTTTCAAGGCACTTCGCGGTATAAATTGGATCGGAATGGCAAGATTTACGAGCATAAGGTTGATAATTTGGCTTTCAATTTCCCGCAGCAGCTCAGACCGGCTATATCTGTTCTTGATTTGGTGGTTGCTAGTCCTGCCACGCCTAATCCTACATTCTCGTGGGGGATTTTGGATTCGACCTACTCGTCGTCATGGCTAGACTTCTATCGTGCGGTTAGGAACACGTTGGATCCTGGTCAAGAGTTTTCGGAGTTGCAAGATTGTCAACTAGTTGCTACTTGTGTATAG